In the genome of Mucisphaera calidilacus, one region contains:
- a CDS encoding bifunctional methionine sulfoxide reductase B/A protein, whose translation MASTVMVRVFNKDGELVGPVSSDRVVKSDEQWASELPRQVYEVTRRDGTERAGTGELLNNKAEGVYSCACCGLPLFRSEAKYESGTGWPSFYEPIAAENVVDKKDTSHGMVRVENECARCGAHLGHVFPDGPRPTGLRYCMNSVSLVFTPADELGSLADPAAEAPLLRSAVFAGGCFWCTEAVYEQLEGVHEVVSGYAGGEARTANYAQVSAGRTDHAEVIRITYDPAVIDYAMLLEVFFTVAHDPTQLNRQGPDVGRQYRSAVFYQSEEERARVEAYIEELEASGRFGDPIVTTLEPLEQFYAAEAYHQDFVEQNPMQPYVRQQALPKVDKVRRKYESRLKGVGQ comes from the coding sequence ATGGCTTCAACGGTGATGGTGCGTGTGTTCAACAAGGATGGTGAGTTGGTGGGTCCGGTGTCTTCGGACCGGGTTGTGAAGTCGGATGAGCAGTGGGCGTCAGAGTTGCCGAGGCAGGTGTATGAGGTGACGCGTCGGGACGGTACCGAGCGGGCGGGGACGGGCGAGCTTCTGAACAACAAGGCGGAGGGCGTGTACAGCTGTGCCTGCTGCGGGCTGCCCCTGTTCCGGTCGGAGGCGAAGTATGAGAGCGGGACGGGCTGGCCGAGTTTCTACGAGCCGATTGCGGCGGAGAACGTTGTTGACAAGAAGGACACGTCGCACGGGATGGTGCGGGTGGAGAACGAGTGTGCGCGCTGCGGGGCGCATCTGGGGCACGTGTTCCCGGACGGTCCGCGGCCCACGGGGCTGCGTTACTGCATGAACTCGGTGTCGCTGGTGTTCACGCCTGCGGATGAGCTTGGGTCGCTGGCCGATCCTGCGGCGGAGGCACCGTTGCTGAGATCGGCGGTGTTCGCGGGTGGCTGCTTCTGGTGCACGGAGGCGGTGTACGAGCAGCTGGAGGGCGTGCACGAGGTGGTGTCGGGGTATGCGGGCGGTGAGGCTCGGACGGCGAACTACGCGCAGGTGTCGGCGGGGCGTACCGATCACGCGGAGGTGATCCGGATTACGTATGACCCGGCGGTGATTGATTACGCGATGCTGCTGGAGGTGTTCTTCACGGTGGCGCACGACCCGACGCAGCTGAATCGTCAGGGTCCGGACGTGGGGCGTCAGTATCGTTCGGCGGTTTTCTACCAGTCGGAGGAGGAGCGGGCGCGGGTTGAGGCGTACATCGAGGAGCTAGAAGCGTCGGGGCGTTTTGGTGATCCGATCGTGACGACGCTGGAGCCGCTGGAGCAGTTTTATGCGGCGGAGGCGTATCACCAGGATTTCGTAGAGCAGAACCCGATGCAGCCTTACGTTCGTCAGCAGGCGTTGCCGAAGGTGGACAAGGTTCGTCGGAAGTATGAGTCGCGTCTGAAGGGCGTGGGTCAGTAG